The Leptospira paudalimensis region ATAATCATAGTATACATAATAGACCAAACAACCAAATCCGATGCCAAGACAAACATCTTGCAAATCTCCCCAGACCCTTCGTTTGAAACGTGTCCAGAGCGATCCTCGCGCTTCTCTTGCCTCTCTCCGTTCTCGTCTCCAACGTTGGAACCGAGTTTCCCGAATAATACCAAAAATGGAATCATACCGAGTGGAGGGGAATAATGCCGACTCCAATGGCCCACGAGAGGTCCTGGTTTTTTCCGAAACCTCTGGTTGGAAGGGAGGGTAAATTTCATACGCTCCGCCAATGCTAACCAACATGTCTTTGTCAGGGAGAGAACTGAAGTATTCCCGAAAGGGCCAGATCTTACGAAAGACGGGGTAGGCACGCCCAGAAGTAATATCCTTCTCAGTTTGTACGGTACCGTTTTTCACAGTGGCTCCGTACATACGTCCCTTCTCTTCTTTGATTTCGACAGATAAACGAACGAGTCGTTCGTGAAAGTTGAACTCAGCCTCCAGGACATCCCCGAGAGGTGTTTCCATGGTAAATGCTCGGATGAAACCGGGGGTGCGGGGTTTCTGTTTCCTCCAGACTTGTTTCATAACAAATCTATCGGAGGAAACATTAAGTCACTGAAGAAAGATTATTTCTTCTTTTTGTGTCTGTTGGCTCTGCGTTTTTTCTTACGTTTGTGGGTTGCGATTTTTCTACGCTTTCTCTTTTTTCCGGAAGGCATTCCTTCCTCCTTATATCAAGCCTGTTCTGTCAAATTTCTAGTCGAGGTACTTTTGTAAAACTTTATTTTTCCTCATATTGGATAACATCGCTTTGATATCACCCACTCCTTCACGCGAAGTGATAAGGAGTACATCTGGTTCTTCCACAACGATTAGATCTTTCACACCAAGAAATGTGATGAGCTCTTTTTGAACGGAGGAAATATTCCCTGAAGCTTTGTGGTAATGTACTTCTTTTCCTTGGTGGTGGTTTTTCTCTTTGTCCCCTGGCAAAATGCGTTCGAGAGACATCCACGATCCAACATCATCCCAATTGAAAGTAGCTTCCACCATTCGGATACGATTGGATTTTTCCATGATCGCAGTGTCGATGGCTTCAGAAGGTAACATCTGGAATGCAGTTTTTAAATCCCCGAAGTTCTTAAATGGAAATCCATTTTTTAATGGACCTAGGATATGTGGCGCATGTCGTTCCAGTTCCGACAGAATGGTTTCCGTGCGGAAAAGAAAGATCCCCGGATTCCAATAAAAATTCTTCTTTTTGATGTATTTAAGCGCGGTTTTGAAATCAGGTTTTTCAAAAAATGCTTTCACCGTGTAACCTACATCAGTTGGTTTCCCCGTACTAATGTATCCATATCCAACTTCAGGTCGGTTTGGTTTTACCCCAAGTAAAACCATTCCATTTTCTGTTTCGAACAAGGCTTGTTCGATGGTTTTTGTGAACTCTTTGACAGGATCAATAAACGCATCTGCAGAAAGTACAATGAGGTTGGGATTTCCGTATTTTTTTTGGAAGTAAAGTGCAGAAAGGGCAATGATAGGTGCTGTGTTTTTTCCTTCTGGTTCGATGATAAAATTTCCAGATGGGAATTTAGGATCTTTTTTGAGAATTTCTGCCTTCAGAGTTGCATTGGTCCCAATGTAAATGCGATCCAATGATGTGATGGTTAGGGCTCTGTCGATTGTCTCTTTGAGAAGGGTTTTGTTCGAATAAACTTTCTGGAGCTGTTTGGGGGAATTGGTACGGGAACGAGGCCAAAACCTCTCCCCTTTCCCTCCTGCCATAATCAAAACAACAGGGGTTTCTTTTGGTAATTTTGCCATAGGGTTTGGAACCAGAATTTAGAAAGGGAAAGAGAGGAAAACTAGAAAAGAGTTAAGCCCCACCTGCTTCTTTCGGAGTTTCCTCGCTGTGAAGTTTGATCGGTTTTGCGGGAATGATGGTCGAAATGGCATGTTTGTATACCAAATTCTGTTTGTTTTCATTTTCTAGAATGATGGTGAAATTGTCAAAACTGACAACTTTTCCTTTTAAAGGAACTCCATTTAACAAGTAGATGGTGAGATCAATTTTCTCTTTTCTTGCTGTGTTTAAAAGTTGGTCTTGGATGTTATTTTTTGCCGACATTGGAAATCCCGAGTGTTCTCTCTATCTTTGTTCTATATTTGTATACAATTGGACAGCGGCATCAAAAGAAATGGGCGAAAGGAATGATTCTTTTTTGAACCAAGTAATTTGCCTTTTTGCATAATTTCTGTGACTTTGCGCCAACTGTTCAATGAATGTATTAATGTCTATCGTTCCATTTAAGAATGCAAGCGCAAAATTGTAACCCAAGGTTCGTAACCCAGGACAGTTTGGTCCGTACTTCGAAATCACTTCTTTCGTTTCCTCTAACATACCACTAACGATCTGATTCACTCGGGCATTGATGCGTTTGTAGAGAATGTCACGTGGCCAATCCAACCAGTGCCCAATCATTTTCACTTCTGGATGGTCTTGTAAATATCCGCCTACAGTTTGTTTTGATACCTCTGACCACAAAACTCCTGTGAGTACAACTTCCAAAGCACGTTTGATGCGGTATCCATCTTGCATAGACAGACTTTCCATTGCTCTCGGGTCTTTTGTTTGGAGCATCATCCTTGCTTCTTCTAATGGAAGTTCCAAAACATAATCTTTGGTATCTTTTGGTACATTTGGTACGGGAAACATCCCTAATAGAAATGCGCGGAGATAAAATCCTGTCCCACCAATCAGAATGGGAATTTTCCCTCTACCTTGGATATCGGAAATGGCTTCTCTTGCAAGCAGGGAGAACTGATTGGCATTGATGGATTCGTTTGCATTCAAAAAACCAACGAGCCAGTGGCGGATATGGGAAAATTCTTCGGGAGTGGGAGCCGTTGTGCCTACCGGTAAATCCCGGTAGACTTGGCGAGAGTCAAAAGAAACAATTTCGAAACGTTTTGGGTCAAGGGCTTGGGTAAGAGAGGTTTTTCCGGAACCGGTAGGTCCACCAAGGATGGGAAGGATCACTCCTCTTCCTCGGCAACGACCTCCTCTTCTTCGGTCTCTTCCAATTCCTCAGTTTCTTCTAAGAGTTCATCATCTTCAATGACTGGTTCTTCCTCTTCTTCCACTTCATATTCCGAACTGCGAATGGCAGCCATACGAGATTTGATCGCAGGTTTTGCCAACTGGTCAGCTCCGCATTTCGGACATTTTTTTTCAGGTTTGTTCAAATCATAAAACTTCGTTCCACAGGAGTAACAGTTAAACTTCTTTCCGAGGGGGTTGTTCGGATCAATTTTCACAGCAGGAGCTTTGGCTTGAGGGGCCGGTTTGTCCTTCGGAGCTGTGGCTGTTTTAGGCGCAGGTACAACCTTCGCCTTCGTAGCAGGGGCTTTGGACCCGACTACGGCCTTTTTTTTATCTTCCTTCGGGGAAGAGGACTTGGCGTCCTTACTCGGTTTTTCTTTGGCAACCGCTTTCTTTTTGGGCGGTGCTTGTTTCTTTGCTGCTTTTTTTGCGACCATAAACGTACTTTTGACAGTTTTGGAAATCCCTTCTCTGGGACAACCTTTTTGAAATTGGACGGTTTTCTCCTGGATGAAAATTAAAGGAAAGTTTTTTTTTTCCTATGACCCAATTAAGTGTCAATGTCAACAAGATCGCCACTCTCCGCAATTCTAGGGGAGGTTCCATTCCAAATGTTCTGAAATTGTCAGAAATCATATTAGATTCTGGTGCCCACGGGATTACAGTTCACCCTCGATCTGATGAAAGGCATATCACCAAACAAGATGTATTCGAATTAAAGGAATTTTTGGAATCTTACAACGAAAAAATTACTAAATTAGGAATTTCTAAAAAAGAATACAATATTGAGGGCGAACCAAGTGAACGGTTTTTGGAGCTTGTCCTTAAGGCAAAACCAGACCAAGCCACTCTTGTTCCCGTGAAACCAGGCGAAATCACATCGGACCATGGATTTGATTTTAGGGATCCGAATACTTTTGTGACGCTAAAACCGATCGTAGAGGCATTTCGAAAAGAAGGAATCCGAGTGTCTCTCTTTATGGAAACTGATTTTACGTTTTATGACCAAGTCACTCTACTCGGTGCCGAACGGATTGAACTGTATACAGGTCCATTTGCCCACGCATTTGATGCAGATGTAAGGGAAGGCGTTCAAATTTTTGAATCCTATAAGCAGGCTGCGTTTGAGGCAAACAAACGAGGGTTAGGTGTCAATGCCGGACATGACCTTGATACGAAGAATTTACAAGTATTTGCAAAACTTCCTTTCCTTGCAGAAGTTTCGATTGGCCATCGACTCATGGCCCAAAGTTTGGTCGATGGATTAGGGAATACGGTAAAAGAATATCTTAAAGTTCTTTCGCAAGGAAACGAATCTTAACGTAACTCGGGTCTTGTTCGAGTAATAATTTTGCTGCTCGTTCTAAAGCGGTTGCCATCATCGCTTCCGACTTACCTTTTGTTTTGGAAAGACGTACTTCGGAAATAAATTGTTTAAAGGCTTCTTTTGCCTGGGTTTCATTCCCTGAAAGCGAAGCAAGTTTTACCTTACGCCATGCCTCTGTTATTGGAGAGGGGCGATTGGACCCAGAAACGAGGGAAGGATTTCCTTCTGCATTGGATGAGACAGTCGCAGAAACTGCACCTTGTGTTCCGCCCACCATTTCCTTACCCAATTCACCACGGTGGTAAGAGGAAGTATCCCAAATTTTCGTAAACGGATCCGACTTCATCTGGTCCGCATACAACCTTTCCTTGTAGGATACATTGGGATTACGGATTAGTTTTTGAAGAGAAATTTGTTCATTAGGTTCTAATTTTTGGAAACAATTCGAAAAACTGCCACGTTTTAAGGATTCCTTGGTGAAAACACCTCGTTCGATCAAAAATTGAAAGGTGGAAAAGTTTGGGGATTTTTCCTCTTTGCATTGTTTATCCAATTCAGAAAGAGAAGCGAGGACTTCTCCATCATACGAATGAGCTTTTAAATCCGCAAGGTTTCCTGATTTTTCGGCGGACATACGTAACATGTTTTTGTAAAGGGTGTCGTTTGGATTTTTTTCTAAAGCCTTTCGAAAACCAGCATAACTTTCATTGTAATTGCCACGTTGGTATTCCAGAAGACCCCACATGTAACATAAATATCCATCGTCAGTATCTTTAGTTCGGCAAACATATCTTAGTCGAGACATTGCATCTTCTTTTGCCGAAGGGTTTTCCCAAACATCAAGTAATACCTCTTCCAAAAAAAGAAGGGTTTCCAAACTATATGGATCACGATTTGGGTTCTTTTCTGGCTCGGAGGAACAAAACCAGAGAGAAAGG contains the following coding sequences:
- a CDS encoding tetratricopeptide repeat protein, producing MHNIDGDMRSFVVLIFALSLWFCSSEPEKNPNRDPYSLETLLFLEEVLLDVWENPSAKEDAMSRLRYVCRTKDTDDGYLCYMWGLLEYQRGNYNESYAGFRKALEKNPNDTLYKNMLRMSAEKSGNLADLKAHSYDGEVLASLSELDKQCKEEKSPNFSTFQFLIERGVFTKESLKRGSFSNCFQKLEPNEQISLQKLIRNPNVSYKERLYADQMKSDPFTKIWDTSSYHRGELGKEMVGGTQGAVSATVSSNAEGNPSLVSGSNRPSPITEAWRKVKLASLSGNETQAKEAFKQFISEVRLSKTKGKSEAMMATALERAAKLLLEQDPSYVKIRFLAKEL
- a CDS encoding pyridoxine 5'-phosphate synthase, which gives rise to MTQLSVNVNKIATLRNSRGGSIPNVLKLSEIILDSGAHGITVHPRSDERHITKQDVFELKEFLESYNEKITKLGISKKEYNIEGEPSERFLELVLKAKPDQATLVPVKPGEITSDHGFDFRDPNTFVTLKPIVEAFRKEGIRVSLFMETDFTFYDQVTLLGAERIELYTGPFAHAFDADVREGVQIFESYKQAAFEANKRGLGVNAGHDLDTKNLQVFAKLPFLAEVSIGHRLMAQSLVDGLGNTVKEYLKVLSQGNES
- the miaA gene encoding tRNA (adenosine(37)-N6)-dimethylallyltransferase MiaA, with the translated sequence MILPILGGPTGSGKTSLTQALDPKRFEIVSFDSRQVYRDLPVGTTAPTPEEFSHIRHWLVGFLNANESINANQFSLLAREAISDIQGRGKIPILIGGTGFYLRAFLLGMFPVPNVPKDTKDYVLELPLEEARMMLQTKDPRAMESLSMQDGYRIKRALEVVLTGVLWSEVSKQTVGGYLQDHPEVKMIGHWLDWPRDILYKRINARVNQIVSGMLEETKEVISKYGPNCPGLRTLGYNFALAFLNGTIDINTFIEQLAQSHRNYAKRQITWFKKESFLSPISFDAAVQLYTNIEQR
- a CDS encoding mannose-1-phosphate guanylyltransferase, whose product is MAKLPKETPVVLIMAGGKGERFWPRSRTNSPKQLQKVYSNKTLLKETIDRALTITSLDRIYIGTNATLKAEILKKDPKFPSGNFIIEPEGKNTAPIIALSALYFQKKYGNPNLIVLSADAFIDPVKEFTKTIEQALFETENGMVLLGVKPNRPEVGYGYISTGKPTDVGYTVKAFFEKPDFKTALKYIKKKNFYWNPGIFLFRTETILSELERHAPHILGPLKNGFPFKNFGDLKTAFQMLPSEAIDTAIMEKSNRIRMVEATFNWDDVGSWMSLERILPGDKEKNHHQGKEVHYHKASGNISSVQKELITFLGVKDLIVVEEPDVLLITSREGVGDIKAMLSNMRKNKVLQKYLD
- a CDS encoding FYDLN acid domain-containing protein translates to MVAKKAAKKQAPPKKKAVAKEKPSKDAKSSSPKEDKKKAVVGSKAPATKAKVVPAPKTATAPKDKPAPQAKAPAVKIDPNNPLGKKFNCYSCGTKFYDLNKPEKKCPKCGADQLAKPAIKSRMAAIRSSEYEVEEEEEPVIEDDELLEETEELEETEEEEVVAEEEE
- the hfq gene encoding RNA chaperone Hfq, which translates into the protein MSAKNNIQDQLLNTARKEKIDLTIYLLNGVPLKGKVVSFDNFTIILENENKQNLVYKHAISTIIPAKPIKLHSEETPKEAGGA